The Desulfovibrio fairfieldensis sequence CCCGAAGGGCTTCCGGCGGGCTGCCCTGTATGGGTGGACGCTGCCGGCGCGCGGGCCGTGACTCCGCCGGATCTGAGCCGGGAGGGCATGCTGGAAATCATGTACGGGGCCAACCGTTGCGAGGGCTTTGAGCCCACGGGAGCGGACGGCGCGGCCAGAGCCACGGAGCATTGCATCCGCGTGGTGGAGGAGGTTTTCGGCATCAACTGGCGCTACAAGGAGTTCAGACCCGACACCATGCTTGAGGCCTTCAGGGAGATCACTGACGCTTTCGCGGCCCTGCTGGAAAGAAAAGGGATCGCAACGTACTGAACCCGGAACGCCTCAACGGTCCCGCGCGTGGGACGCTCCGGCTCTGATCCCGCAACGGACAGGCCCTGGGGCAATTCGCCTTTGAAATACGTGCAATGCGCTATTGGTCGGCATGGATCTCCATGCAGGCCACGATGTCCTGCACTGTTTCCTGCAGGGGCTTGAGCATTTGCTCCACCAGCTGGCCCGCGGGACCGTAGATGGTCTGGGTGACGCTGACCGCGTAGCGGACCGGCGCGCTGCCGTTGATGACCGGCATGGCCAGGCCTTTGAGGCCGGGGTAGAGCTCGTCGTCCATGAGGGCATAGCCCTTTTCGCGCACGGCCTGGAGATCCGCGCGCAGGCGTTCGGCGCTGTTCACCGTGCTTTCCGTGAAGGTGACGAATTCGGTGCGCTGGATATAATTTTCCAAGGCCTCGTCGGGCAGATAGGCCAGTACGGCCTTGCCCAGCGCGGAACAGTAGGCCGGAACCGTGCTTCCCACGGTCAGGAGCATATATTTGTCGTTGGCGCTCTGGACCATGTAGACGATTTCCTTGCCGTTCCACATGCCCAGATTGCAGATGCCGTTGTTCTCTTTGTTCTTCTTTGCCAGGTTGTCCAGAAACTGCGCGACGATATTGTAAAATTCCCGCTTGGGCACCATGCCCTTGCCCAATTTGCTCAATCTGTCCGTGAGGCGGTAGCTGTTGTGCTGATCCTTGTCCACATAGCCGTGGAGCCGG is a genomic window containing:
- a CDS encoding IclR family transcriptional regulator, whose translation is MAQNSNAFVQTFEKGLQILEYLVEEKTVSVTGVAKRMGIQKSASYRFLNTLRLHGYVDKDQHNSYRLTDRLSKLGKGMVPKREFYNIVAQFLDNLAKKNKENNGICNLGMWNGKEIVYMVQSANDKYMLLTVGSTVPAYCSALGKAVLAYLPDEALENYIQRTEFVTFTESTVNSAERLRADLQAVREKGYALMDDELYPGLKGLAMPVINGSAPVRYAVSVTQTIYGPAGQLVEQMLKPLQETVQDIVACMEIHADQ